The following coding sequences are from one Pelmatolapia mariae isolate MD_Pm_ZW linkage group LG4, Pm_UMD_F_2, whole genome shotgun sequence window:
- the triobpb gene encoding TRIO and F-actin binding protein b, protein MTPDLLNFKKGWMSKLDERGEWKKHWFVLTDAGLKYYRDSTAEEKDDLDGEIDLKSCVNVSEFDVEKNYGFQIQTREAVFILSAMTAGIRRNWIEVLKKCIRPSSSPDITQLPDSDKENSHDRVLLSSRRPTSRHGEAQSEVPASTPSSHRRFDYVELSPVPASSSLRLASQREAGEGQGREHSQRQEERSTSSQWDAVLSRKGTGSNQKLRMEEEIEKKWAEFEQMPLKEMSSLPSVGSRASGQTANEALQREVASLRQQVEQLQRKGGEGGGGGVRGGCGPEAPCSRSLLAMERAHRQALEELQKQHDRQVKDLEAQKDRLLLQEAQDTARVMEALKTKHKEELEREVEKVKRLSSGAVDSQTLRALHQAEAQASQRELAGLSERYSQKCLELNRAEQNNAEREREISRKERDMEQLRKENQDLKARLTEEMKRIQSAIRDHGSEDNKNRMPCELEVLLRMKDNEIQYLQKEISCLRNELQFLNMEKQLACKRYGELQEELSGMKGRNEREIQSLKEHLKLAMAALQEGQKLGNSLDH, encoded by the exons ATGACG CCCGACCTCCTGAACTTCAAAAAGGGATGGATGTCAAAACTGGACGAGAGGGGGGAG TGGAAGAAGCATTGGTTTGTTCTGACTGATGCAGGACTCAAGTATTACAGGGACTCCACTGCAGAGGag AAAGATGACTTGGATGGAGAGATTGACCTAAAATCCTGTGTCAATGTATCAGAGTTTGATGTGGAGAAGAACTATGGGTTTCAGATACAG ACACGGGAGGCTGTATTCATACTGTCTGCCATGACAGCTGGGATCAGGCGGAACTGGATAGAGGTTTTAAAGAAGTGTATTCGGCCCAGCAGCTCTCCTGACATCACACA ATTACCCGACAGCGACAAGGAAAACTCCCATGATCGTGTTTTGCTGTCCTCTCGTCGACCGACATCGCGCCATGGCGAAGCTCAGTCAGAAGTCCCGGCCTCCACCCCATCTTCTCATCGTAGGTTTGACTACGTTGAGCTATCCCCTGTTCCCGCCTCTTCTAGCCTTCGTCTTGCCAGTCAGAGAGAAGCAGGAGAGGGGCAGGGGAGAGAGCACAGCCAAAGGCAGGAGGAGAGGAGCACAAGCAGCCAGTGGGATGCCGTGCTGTCCAGGAAGGGCACCGGATCAAACCAAAAGCTACGCATGGAGGAGGAAATCGAGAAGAAGTGGGCCGAGTTTGAACAGATGCCCTTAAAGGAGATGAGCTCCTTACCGTCAGTGGGATCACGTGCTTCCGGCCAGACAGCCAATGAGGCGCTGCAGAGGGAG gTGGCGTCACTGAGGCAGCAGGTCGAGCAACTACAGCGGAAGGGAGGGGAAGGTGGCGGCGGAGGTGTGCGGGGTGGCTGTGGCCCTGAGGCACCCTGCAGCCGCAGCCTGTTGGCCATGGAGCGTGCTCATCGGCAGGCCCTGGAAGAGCTGCAGAAGCAACACGACCGCCAAGTCAAGGACCTGGAGGCCCAGAAGgacaggctgctgctgcaggaggcCCAGGACACAGCGCGAG tgatGGAGGCTTTGAAGACGAAACACAAAGAGGAGCTGGAAAGAGAAGTTGAGAAAGTGAAGAGGCTGAGCAGCGGCGCGGTGGACTCACAGACTCTGCGAGCTCTGCATCA GGCAGAAGCTCAGGCCTCGCAGAGAGAGCTGGCCGGACTGTCTGAGCGCTACTCTCAGAAGTGTCTGGAGCTAAACAGAGCTGAACAGAACAACGCAGAGAGGGAACGGGAAATCAGCCGCAAGGAGAGAGACATGGAGCAACTGAGGAAAGAGAACCAG GACTTAAAGGCCCGTTTGACAGAGGAGATGAAACGAATACAATCTGCCATCAGAGATCACGGCTCAGAGGACAACAAAAACAGGATGCCCTGCGAGCTAGAG gttCTACTCAGGATGAAAGACAACGAGATACAGTACTTGCAGAAAGAGATCAGCTGTCTAAGAAATGAGCTGCAGTTCCTTAACAtg GAAAAACAGCTGGCCTGTAAGCGATACGGAGAGCTGCAAGAGGAACTGAGCGGGATGAAGGGCCGAAATGAGCGAGAGATTCAGAGTCTAAAGGAGCACTTGAAGCTGGCTATGGCTGCTCTGCAGGAGGGGCAAAAGCTGGGGAACAGCCTGGACCACTGA